Genomic segment of Mycobacteriales bacterium:
GCCGTCGCGGTAGAGGTTGACCCAGACCCGGTCGAACGTCACGCCGTACCGCTGCGACAACGTCGCGCAGAGCAGCGGCAGCGCCTCCGGCGTGCCCTCGCCGCCCTCCGCGGGCCAGCCGGCGGTGAGCCGCGGCTCGGGGACCCGCTTGTCGTACATGTGCCGGGTCCGCTGCTGCCAGTCGCCCGCCGCGAGCAGCTCCGCGAACAGCGCGTCCGCGCCGCGCAGCCAGCCGGGGCAGTAGTCGACCCACGACGTGTCGTCGAGCCGGTGGCGGACCAGCCCGTCGTAGGACACGTCGATCTCCGGCGTCGCCGCCTCGTCCAGCAGCGACGGCTGGAACGCCACCTCCGGTCGCACGCCCTCCAGCGTAGGTCGCGGGTGCGACACCCGCCGTACGGGGACAGGGTGCTTGCTACACCGTTTGCTACCAGCAAGCACGGGTACGGCGCGGGACGTAGCCATATACGACGAGGAGAACACATGAGCAACGTCCCGACCGGCGGCCTCGCCGACCGTGTCGTCGGCAAGGCGAAGGAGGTCGCGGGGAAGGTCCTCCGCGACGACGAGCTGACCGAGGAGGGCCTGCTGCACCAGGACCGGGCCGCCGCCGCCGAACGCGCCACGCGCGAGGCAG
This window contains:
- a CDS encoding alpha-ketoglutarate-dependent dioxygenase AlkB; the encoded protein is MRPEVAFQPSLLDEAATPEIDVSYDGLVRHRLDDTSWVDYCPGWLRGADALFAELLAAGDWQQRTRHMYDKRVPEPRLTAGWPAEGGEGTPEALPLLCATLSQRYGVTFDRVWVNLYRDGRDSVAWHPDRNGRVHRDPLVATVSLGARRRFQLRPRGGGRIALTLEPGCGDLVVMGGACQHDWEHCVPKTARPVGPRMSVTIRHSAGELLPGKDPDRAKQGFYW